The Trichoderma asperellum chromosome 6, complete sequence region AAAAAGGGGCGAGAGTGGATTGCAcatgctagcagcagtagctggTGCTCTTAGCGAGCACGTCTCAGCCAGCAACTAACTGCGCAGCGCACTGAGGGGTTCATGCGGAGCTGCTCTTTTGATTCGAGGTGAGCTGGTCGCGTCTGTGGCGCCAGCTGCGCTGTGAACACAGCGGCTGCTGTTCCTCGGCAGCCCGCGCCACGCAAACCGctgcgccgccgctgccCCTCACCGCCCCTCCGCTAGGCCAGCCAGCTCAAACAACGGgctttttcccctccctcgagacgaaaaaaagagctgcgATACGGAAGCCAGATTGTGAGAGCAGATCCCAATTGGAAGCGGCGCCGGTTCGAGTGGAGGAGATAGAGCAACATCCCCACCGCTGCTGGCccttttttctgccctttTGCTCCACCGCTCTTGGGGCCAACCGAGCATCTGGCCAGAAGTcctttctgcttctgcctctgctttgcAACTCTGTCACCAACACAACCCCTTCTTGACCGTTTTTCATCGCCAATTGGTTTTGGCAGCAAACGTCGTCAAGATGTCCAAGCCCACGAGTGTGACGGGCAGTGAGAGCGAGTTCGAGTTCATTGAGACTCCCAAGCCCACTGCCCCTACCTTTGAGAAGGACGAGGACTGCGGTGTCCGCACCACCAAGGTACGTTTTGGCTGCATTACGtgttctgctctgctctgcgatTGGTGAAGCTCTCACCTAAGGTGTATGTAGAGGAAGACAAGgattgcttgctgctgctgctgctgctgcattctGCGCTCTTCACTCTGTATACAATTCATCTGGAGCCTCTCCCATCGCCGCAGACTACTACCCTGTTTTGGAGATCAAGAACCAGTGAGCTGATTGATTGTCCGTACATCCAGTACCCCTCCATCAAGAATGCTCCCCTCCCAGCTGATGGACCAGGCTCCGACTCTTTCAACAATAAGATCCTGTTCTCCATCCTGTTTGGCGTTCCCTTCTGGCTGAAGTGGAAGGTTGGCGGTGGCCTCAAgaccttcatcttctttgccatccTCTTTGATCTTCCCATCCTGGCCGGCTGGTGGCTTGTTGTCTCCGCCATCTCCCCCCGCAAAACCACAAAGGCCAAGTACCCCGGCCGTCCCGTTGAGTACTACCTCGAGTTCAAGAAGGAGGCCGACCGTCTCAAGTACCATGGCACCAACAAGATCCCCATGGAGACCTTCCACGAGATGTACTTTGACGGTGACGTCGACTTCAAGGGCGACTGCCTCGAGGTCCTCGAGTACCGTCACGACTGGGCTAGCTTCCGCTTCACCATCAGCTTGATCAAGTACTTCTTGCTGGGCATGATTCCCGAGCTCATCATGCACACTCGTTCCCAGGGTAAGACTCACTCGTACACAAATGACAAAGACAAACAAATGGTATACATGTGCTAACATGTCTTTCCCCGCCACACAGATGAGGAGCAGGTTCGAGACCACTATGACCGTGGTGATGACTTCTACGGCTGGTTCCTCGGCCCTCGCATGATCTACACCTCTGGTATCATCTCTGACATCAACTCTGAGGAGACCCTCGAGCAGCTCCAGGACAACAAGTTGACCGTTGTCTGCGAGAAGATTGAGCTCAAGAAGGATGAGAGACTGCTGGATATTGGCTGTGGCTGGGGCACCCTCGCCCGATTCGCCAGCGAAAACTATGGCGCCAAGGTTACCGGTATTACTCTTGGTCGCAACCAGACTGCCTGGGGCAACAGCGCCATGCGCAAGGTTGGCGTTCCCGAGGAGCAAAGCAAGATTCTCTGTATG contains the following coding sequences:
- the MT2 gene encoding Sphingolipid C9-methyltransferase 2 (TransMembrane:2 (o58-74i86-107o)), which translates into the protein MSKPTSVTGSESEFEFIETPKPTAPTFEKDEDCGVRTTKYPSIKNAPLPADGPGSDSFNNKILFSILFGVPFWLKWKVGGGLKTFIFFAILFDLPILAGWWLVVSAISPRKTTKAKYPGRPVEYYLEFKKEADRLKYHGTNKIPMETFHEMYFDGDVDFKGDCLEVLEYRHDWASFRFTISLIKYFLLGMIPELIMHTRSQDEEQVRDHYDRGDDFYGWFLGPRMIYTSGIISDINSEETLEQLQDNKLTVVCEKIELKKDERLLDIGCGWGTLARFASENYGAKVTGITLGRNQTAWGNSAMRKVGVPEEQSKILCMDYRDIPVPEGRYNKITCLEMAEHVGVRHFGSFITQVYNMLDDDGVFFLQIAGLRKAWQYEDLIWGLFMNKYIFPGADASTPLGWVIDKLEGAGFEVKNVDTIGVHYSSTLWKWYRNWMGNRDKVEAKYGKRWFRIWEYFLAYSTIISRQGSATCFQIVLVKNINSTHRVEGIPSQFALSGAYDNSEADIKSWGAKNNVISSTAFTS